A region of Corynebacterium glucuronolyticum DSM 44120 DNA encodes the following proteins:
- a CDS encoding DEAD/DEAH box helicase, whose translation MKYKPHDYQAYATEFICEHQEAALFLQMGLGKTIITLTAIDELLNDYFAVEKVLIVAPLRVARDTWPQELQKWDHLKALTYSVLVGTPKQRRDALNHTADIYIINRENIPWLVKELGKAWPFDMVIIDELSSFKNHKAKRFKALTKVRSRIRRIVGLTGTPSSNGLLDLWAPFRLLDGGKRLGRFITHYRERFFRPGKSNGHQVYEWLIMPGSEEKIYELIGDITISMETADYLQLPEVTDQSHEVAMQPKEKALYDNLKRDMVVQVRDTVIDAGNAGTLSGKLMQLASGAIYIYDEITSEQTGWEPIHSAKIDALGDVIEAANGASVLVAYWFKHERERILEAYPDARPLESSEDFTAWNEGRIPVGLIHPASAGHGLNLQAGGHILVWVTTPWSLELVQQTNARLNRQGQTHPVSIIHLVTRGTIDERVTRALATKSATQQQLISAVKAELGDPQ comes from the coding sequence ATGAAATACAAACCTCACGACTACCAGGCCTACGCCACTGAATTCATCTGCGAGCACCAAGAAGCAGCTCTCTTTCTCCAAATGGGCCTCGGCAAGACAATCATCACACTGACAGCCATAGACGAGCTGCTTAATGACTATTTCGCCGTGGAGAAGGTTCTCATCGTTGCCCCGCTGCGTGTCGCCCGCGACACCTGGCCACAAGAATTACAAAAATGGGACCACCTCAAAGCGCTCACCTACTCAGTGCTCGTCGGCACCCCGAAACAGCGCCGAGACGCCCTTAACCATACAGCCGATATTTACATCATCAACCGAGAAAACATTCCCTGGCTGGTCAAAGAACTAGGCAAGGCCTGGCCATTCGACATGGTCATCATTGACGAGCTGTCCAGCTTCAAAAATCACAAGGCCAAACGCTTCAAAGCCCTAACGAAAGTACGGTCACGCATCAGGCGGATAGTCGGCTTGACCGGCACCCCCTCCTCCAATGGCCTCCTCGACTTGTGGGCACCGTTCCGGCTCCTTGACGGTGGCAAGCGTCTCGGAAGGTTCATCACCCACTACCGTGAGCGGTTCTTCCGGCCGGGAAAATCTAACGGACATCAAGTCTATGAATGGCTCATCATGCCAGGCTCCGAGGAGAAGATATACGAGCTCATCGGCGATATCACCATCTCCATGGAGACCGCCGACTACCTCCAACTACCGGAGGTAACTGACCAATCCCATGAGGTCGCCATGCAGCCGAAGGAAAAAGCCCTGTACGACAATCTCAAGCGTGACATGGTTGTTCAGGTCAGGGATACTGTCATTGATGCCGGCAACGCCGGAACGCTTTCCGGCAAGCTCATGCAGCTCGCATCCGGCGCCATCTACATCTATGACGAAATAACCAGCGAGCAGACCGGCTGGGAACCGATACATTCAGCAAAAATAGACGCCCTCGGTGACGTCATCGAAGCTGCCAATGGCGCATCAGTGCTAGTTGCTTACTGGTTCAAGCACGAGCGCGAGAGGATCCTCGAGGCCTACCCCGATGCCCGGCCGTTGGAGAGCTCCGAGGATTTCACAGCGTGGAATGAGGGCCGCATCCCCGTCGGCCTTATCCACCCCGCTAGTGCTGGTCATGGGTTGAATCTGCAGGCAGGCGGGCATATCCTGGTGTGGGTGACCACCCCCTGGTCACTGGAGCTCGTCCAGCAGACTAACGCCCGTCTGAACCGCCAGGGGCAAACCCACCCGGTAAGTATCATTCATCTCGTCACACGGGGAACCATCGACGAGCGTGTTACCCGCGCGCTCGCCACAAAATCAGCAACCCAGCAGCAGCTGATCAGCGCTGTGAAAGCAGAGTTAGGAGACCCCCAGTGA
- a CDS encoding virulence-associated E family protein, translated as MSRELKVATAPTRLAKTWKNTLTSWGELLEKLSAPHVGVDTVTEYHKAAKAKRAEWKDVGGFVGGHLAQGRRRKGHVLSRSVLSLDLDTPPVDLLERLPLLLTVEWAVYSTHSHLPDEPRLRLVIPLSRDVSEDEYPALGRRIAADVGIDYFDDTTYEPHRMMYWPSHPKDGEFLYHHHEGPWLDPDEQLARYDDWRDVSTWPTSSRQTLAIEDRAGKQADPLQKPGLVGAFCRAHTIEDAIAMLGEKVYTEAGDGRFSYVPGESVAGVVTYDGKFSYSWHATDPAGEQLVNAFDLVRIHRYSTEDEETLAAKPKTPTNRLPSFKLMTEFASEDKATRRVLATERQEQAAAEFSVLTDSDSDSDSEPQPDPEWETQLDLKKNGTLQDSLSNFVTILGNDPKLHAIAWNEHASNIDVLPGEPLPWKRTKQAWTDTDLAQLKVYIEHTYTGLYAPTKTKEALIAVAANRSFHPVRNYLKALPPWDGVERVDTLLVTYLGADDNIYTRAVTRKTLVAAIARVMRPGIKFDQVLILNGPQGVGKSTLFAKLAGEWFSDALTMTDMKDKTGAEKLQGHWIIEIGELSGMRKMEVEIVKSFISRTDDKYRPAYASVVESHPRQCIIVGTTNAEDGFLRDITGNRRFSPVKVTGVGEKKAWEVTDEEVKQIWAEALTYYKAGEPLHLTGEVAELARVQQDDAIETDDRVGLVADFLEKKLPADWDMMPLHQRRAYLSGASGEFGMAGVTDGVERATVTNPEIWAECFGNEPAALQRKDSYEIASIMKQIKGWERSESRERVPLYGRQRVYRRKAPGGSQ; from the coding sequence ATGAGCCGTGAGCTCAAGGTCGCGACCGCACCAACAAGGCTCGCCAAAACCTGGAAAAACACCCTCACCAGCTGGGGAGAACTCCTAGAAAAACTCTCCGCCCCACACGTCGGCGTCGACACGGTCACTGAGTACCACAAGGCCGCCAAAGCAAAGCGCGCCGAGTGGAAAGACGTGGGCGGGTTCGTCGGTGGGCACCTGGCGCAGGGTCGTAGGCGCAAAGGCCACGTCCTATCCCGCTCGGTGCTGAGCCTTGACCTTGATACGCCCCCCGTGGATCTTCTCGAGCGCCTGCCACTCCTCCTCACCGTCGAATGGGCCGTTTACTCCACGCACTCGCACCTTCCTGACGAGCCCAGGCTCCGGCTCGTCATCCCCCTGTCACGGGATGTCAGCGAGGACGAGTACCCCGCACTTGGCCGACGCATCGCGGCAGATGTCGGCATCGACTACTTCGATGACACCACGTATGAGCCCCACCGAATGATGTATTGGCCATCGCACCCCAAGGATGGTGAATTCCTCTACCACCACCACGAGGGGCCATGGCTTGACCCCGATGAGCAGCTCGCACGCTACGACGACTGGCGTGACGTCTCCACGTGGCCAACCTCCTCCCGCCAAACCTTGGCCATCGAGGACAGGGCCGGAAAACAAGCAGACCCGCTGCAAAAACCCGGCCTCGTGGGTGCCTTCTGCCGCGCCCACACGATTGAGGACGCTATCGCCATGCTGGGGGAGAAGGTCTACACCGAAGCAGGTGACGGCCGATTCTCCTACGTGCCGGGCGAATCCGTCGCCGGTGTGGTCACCTATGACGGGAAATTTTCCTACAGCTGGCATGCCACCGACCCGGCAGGCGAGCAGCTTGTCAACGCCTTCGACCTCGTCCGCATCCACCGATACAGCACCGAGGATGAAGAGACACTGGCAGCTAAGCCAAAGACGCCCACCAACCGGCTGCCCTCCTTCAAGCTCATGACCGAGTTTGCATCGGAGGATAAGGCCACCAGGCGGGTGTTGGCCACAGAGCGTCAGGAGCAGGCAGCCGCCGAATTCAGCGTCCTCACCGACAGTGACAGTGACAGTGACAGTGAGCCCCAGCCGGACCCAGAATGGGAAACCCAACTTGACCTGAAAAAGAACGGTACCCTGCAAGATTCCCTCTCCAACTTCGTCACCATCCTCGGAAACGACCCAAAACTGCACGCCATCGCCTGGAACGAGCACGCCTCCAATATCGACGTTCTCCCCGGGGAGCCCCTGCCATGGAAACGCACCAAACAAGCCTGGACAGACACTGATCTTGCCCAGCTCAAGGTCTATATCGAGCACACCTACACGGGGCTGTACGCCCCCACGAAAACAAAGGAAGCCCTGATTGCTGTGGCCGCTAACCGTTCATTTCACCCCGTCCGCAACTACCTCAAGGCTCTCCCACCCTGGGATGGGGTGGAGCGCGTCGACACCCTACTAGTCACCTACCTGGGAGCAGACGACAACATCTACACCCGCGCTGTGACAAGGAAGACGCTTGTGGCTGCGATTGCCCGCGTCATGAGGCCAGGCATCAAGTTTGATCAGGTCCTCATCCTCAACGGTCCGCAGGGCGTTGGTAAATCCACGCTTTTCGCAAAGCTTGCCGGAGAGTGGTTCTCTGATGCGCTGACCATGACAGATATGAAGGACAAGACGGGTGCGGAGAAGCTGCAAGGCCACTGGATCATTGAGATCGGCGAGCTCTCCGGCATGCGGAAGATGGAGGTCGAAATCGTCAAGTCCTTCATCTCGAGGACGGATGACAAATACCGCCCCGCCTACGCCAGTGTCGTAGAATCACACCCCCGCCAGTGCATCATTGTCGGCACCACCAACGCCGAGGACGGCTTCCTTCGCGACATCACCGGTAACCGCCGGTTCAGCCCCGTAAAGGTCACCGGCGTCGGGGAGAAGAAGGCATGGGAGGTGACCGACGAAGAGGTGAAGCAAATTTGGGCTGAAGCGCTGACGTACTACAAGGCTGGGGAACCCTTGCACCTCACGGGTGAGGTCGCTGAGCTTGCCCGCGTGCAGCAAGATGACGCCATAGAGACCGATGACCGTGTGGGGCTTGTCGCTGACTTCCTCGAAAAGAAGCTTCCCGCCGACTGGGATATGATGCCGTTGCATCAACGCCGCGCGTATCTCAGTGGCGCAAGTGGGGAATTCGGAATGGCCGGCGTCACAGACGGGGTGGAGCGAGCTACGGTAACGAACCCGGAGATTTGGGCGGAGTGCTTCGGTAATGAGCCAGCAGCGCTACAGCGAAAGGATTCGTATGAGATTGCGTCCATCATGAAGCAGATAAAGGGGTGGGAGAGGAGTGAATCGCGTGAGCGTGTTCCGCTCTATGGAAGGCAGCGTGTGTACCGGCGCAAGGCCCCGGGCGGTAGCCAATAA
- a CDS encoding DNA polymerase encodes MGHSTQQVRTATKTLSIDIETYSSNDIAKGGAYRYADADDFQILLFAYSVDEGPVKLVDLAQGEKIPQAVIKALFDENVTKWAFNANFERVCLSRWARDAGILAPGEFLNPHGWRCTMVWAGALGLPVSLAKASEALGLEIEKMEEGKKLIQKFCVPHNREQASLFNPQRDPQNRPEDYPEDWKVFCEYNVRDVEVELGIREKLNPWPLEDWIWDQYATDQAINDNGIYIDLELAEQAVKADEHHHEQLSAEACEITGLANPNSVQQLRGWLEEQGQPLNSLAKAAIAEALETATGDVKRVLELRQELARSSVKKYRAMMRATCHDGRAHGLLQFYGAARTGRWAGRLIQVQNLPQNHLPDLATARGLIREGDADLVDLLYSSLPDTLSQLIRTAFIPRNGHKFIVADYNAIEARVLAWLSGQTSTLTAFEEGKDLYCHTASAMFGVPVEKHGINGHLRQKGKIAVLACGYGGGPGALKAMGALKMGIEEDELQPIVEDWRGANQMVTKYWDEVNRAAIKVIKTGKPQTVRGVEFTLDKHMMCITLPSGRRLHYPKAEIGENKWGNPSITFLGVGVNRKFQRIETYGGKLTENITQAVARDLLAHALTTVTDAGYRIVMHVHDEMVVDTPMDADIDTLCALMSQTPSWAAGLPVKADGYECAFYQKD; translated from the coding sequence ATGGGCCATAGCACTCAACAAGTAAGGACAGCCACGAAAACACTCTCAATTGACATCGAAACGTACAGCTCAAACGACATCGCCAAGGGTGGCGCCTACAGGTACGCCGATGCTGACGACTTCCAGATCCTACTCTTCGCCTACTCCGTAGATGAGGGGCCCGTGAAGCTTGTCGACCTCGCCCAGGGTGAGAAGATCCCCCAGGCCGTCATCAAAGCGCTCTTCGATGAAAATGTCACGAAGTGGGCGTTCAATGCAAACTTCGAGCGCGTCTGTCTCTCCCGCTGGGCGCGTGACGCCGGAATCCTCGCCCCCGGTGAATTCCTCAACCCTCACGGGTGGCGCTGCACCATGGTCTGGGCTGGTGCCCTTGGGCTGCCCGTCTCACTTGCCAAGGCCTCCGAAGCACTCGGCCTAGAGATCGAAAAAATGGAGGAGGGCAAGAAGCTTATCCAGAAATTCTGCGTGCCACACAACCGGGAGCAGGCGAGCCTGTTTAACCCCCAGCGTGACCCGCAGAATCGGCCGGAGGATTACCCGGAGGACTGGAAAGTTTTTTGCGAGTACAACGTCCGCGACGTCGAGGTGGAGCTCGGCATCCGCGAGAAGTTGAACCCCTGGCCGTTGGAGGATTGGATCTGGGACCAGTACGCGACTGACCAGGCCATCAACGACAACGGAATCTACATTGACCTAGAGCTTGCCGAGCAGGCCGTCAAGGCCGATGAGCACCACCACGAGCAGCTTTCTGCCGAAGCCTGCGAAATAACCGGCCTTGCTAACCCAAACTCCGTGCAGCAGCTGCGCGGGTGGCTAGAAGAGCAAGGACAACCCCTGAACTCCCTCGCCAAGGCAGCCATCGCGGAAGCCCTAGAAACCGCCACCGGTGACGTGAAACGCGTCCTCGAACTGCGCCAAGAACTCGCGAGAAGCTCCGTCAAAAAATACCGAGCCATGATGCGCGCCACGTGCCACGACGGCAGGGCGCACGGTCTCCTCCAGTTCTATGGTGCAGCCCGCACAGGACGTTGGGCAGGAAGGCTCATCCAGGTGCAAAACCTCCCACAAAACCACCTGCCCGACCTCGCAACCGCCCGCGGCCTCATCCGTGAAGGCGACGCAGACCTCGTCGACCTCCTCTATAGCTCCCTCCCAGACACCCTGTCCCAACTAATCCGCACCGCGTTTATCCCCCGCAATGGCCATAAGTTCATTGTGGCCGACTACAACGCCATCGAAGCGAGGGTCTTAGCTTGGTTGTCTGGCCAAACCTCCACCCTCACCGCCTTCGAGGAAGGCAAAGACCTCTACTGCCACACCGCTTCAGCGATGTTCGGTGTGCCCGTCGAAAAACATGGCATCAATGGCCACCTAAGACAAAAAGGCAAAATCGCTGTTCTCGCCTGCGGATACGGTGGCGGTCCCGGTGCCCTCAAAGCGATGGGAGCCCTCAAAATGGGCATCGAAGAAGACGAACTGCAACCCATCGTAGAGGACTGGCGGGGTGCAAACCAGATGGTCACAAAATACTGGGACGAGGTGAACCGGGCAGCCATCAAGGTGATCAAAACCGGCAAGCCGCAAACCGTCCGCGGGGTGGAATTCACCCTCGACAAGCACATGATGTGCATCACTCTCCCATCCGGCCGACGCCTGCACTACCCGAAGGCCGAAATAGGGGAGAACAAGTGGGGCAACCCGTCCATCACCTTCTTAGGTGTAGGCGTCAACCGGAAATTCCAGCGGATTGAGACCTATGGCGGGAAGCTCACCGAGAACATCACACAAGCTGTCGCCCGCGACTTGCTCGCCCATGCCCTCACAACCGTCACAGACGCGGGCTACCGGATTGTCATGCACGTTCACGATGAGATGGTCGTCGATACCCCCATGGACGCAGACATAGACACCCTGTGCGCGCTCATGTCCCAAACCCCCTCCTGGGCAGCAGGCCTGCCCGTCAAAGCAGACGGCTACGAATGTGCCTTCTACCAAAAAGATTAG
- a CDS encoding DUF2815 family protein, which yields MSIRIIIPARLSYEHVWEPKAIGDSEPKYSASLIIPKSDTKTIEEIEQAIQKAIDEGVAKKFEGKRPKDAVLKLPLRDGDLERDEDAAYADSMFLNASSKDAPGIVDRRAKPIMDRSEVYSGCYVNVSISLYPFNFQGKKGIAAGLGNIQKVKDGEPLGGHTIMAEDEFSVLDDGDDDRGGFDSDDADDLLG from the coding sequence ATGTCTATCCGTATCATCATCCCCGCCCGCCTCTCCTACGAGCACGTCTGGGAGCCCAAAGCAATTGGCGACTCCGAACCCAAGTACTCCGCGTCGCTCATCATCCCCAAGTCTGACACCAAGACCATCGAGGAGATCGAGCAGGCCATCCAGAAAGCCATCGACGAGGGTGTGGCAAAGAAATTCGAGGGCAAGCGCCCCAAGGACGCAGTCCTCAAGCTCCCGCTCCGTGACGGCGACCTGGAACGCGACGAGGATGCAGCCTACGCCGACTCTATGTTCCTGAACGCCTCCTCCAAAGACGCTCCGGGGATCGTGGATCGCCGTGCAAAGCCCATCATGGACCGCTCCGAGGTTTACTCAGGCTGCTACGTCAACGTCTCCATCAGCTTGTACCCCTTCAACTTCCAAGGCAAGAAGGGGATCGCTGCGGGGCTTGGCAATATCCAGAAGGTGAAGGACGGTGAGCCCCTGGGTGGCCACACCATCATGGCGGAGGATGAATTCTCTGTCCTCGACGATGGCGATGATGACCGTGGTGGTTTTGATTCTGATGATGCAGATGATCTGCTCGGCTAG
- a CDS encoding DUF2800 domain-containing protein: MSDYLPLIFIQDIDPDDPADLKALKETVKEQKLTHLQLHTNEIHHLRNFDAILKKSIAVNTVGKGDQYMRFQYPKIRSLGVIPDDDHVAAHPDGTAPTKEKTAEKTPDEEQDTDQTDTRQVAHADRAHAVLSASSASRWLHCTPSALHNAVGEHRETEATRQGTAAHELAEWKAHSKLLPETEPQTLPADVDAYRDTEMDRYTDEYVSFITDTFEGLKPHGAVLLLEQRLDFSKWVPEGFGTGDAVIIADDTIHVIDLKYGAGVLVDVEENPQLSLYGLGAIGTFGDLYDLEKVKLTIYQPRRGNIGTWETTVDALLDWGESIVKPAADLAIKGEGDYQAGDWCQFCRIRATCTARAEENLALARYEFAPAAELTDEQLAEIMQQIPKFKKWAADVERYMTAQAVDHGRTYPGLKVVAGRAIRKYIDEQKVADAAIEAGYPDVFDKKLIGITAMERYLGKKTFQEVLGELVHKPAGKPMLVPESDKRPAIKIGAEAEFNDLDQGAA, from the coding sequence ATGAGCGACTACCTCCCCCTGATTTTTATTCAGGACATCGACCCCGACGACCCGGCCGACCTCAAGGCACTAAAAGAGACCGTCAAAGAGCAGAAGCTTACACACCTTCAGCTTCACACGAATGAGATTCATCATCTGCGGAATTTTGACGCCATCCTCAAAAAATCAATCGCGGTCAACACCGTCGGCAAGGGTGACCAGTACATGCGTTTCCAATATCCGAAGATCCGCTCACTCGGCGTCATACCCGACGATGACCACGTGGCCGCCCACCCTGATGGAACCGCCCCGACTAAGGAAAAAACAGCCGAGAAAACCCCCGATGAGGAGCAGGACACCGACCAGACAGACACCCGGCAAGTAGCGCACGCCGATAGGGCTCACGCGGTCCTCTCCGCATCTAGCGCAAGCAGGTGGTTACACTGTACCCCCTCCGCCCTCCACAACGCTGTAGGGGAGCACAGGGAAACAGAAGCCACCCGGCAGGGTACGGCAGCCCATGAGCTCGCCGAATGGAAGGCACACAGCAAGCTCCTGCCGGAAACCGAACCCCAGACTCTCCCCGCTGATGTCGATGCCTACCGCGACACGGAAATGGACCGGTACACCGACGAGTATGTCTCCTTCATCACCGATACTTTCGAGGGGCTGAAACCCCACGGGGCGGTACTGCTTCTCGAACAACGCCTGGACTTCTCCAAGTGGGTACCGGAAGGATTCGGCACCGGCGACGCAGTCATCATCGCCGACGACACCATCCACGTCATCGACCTCAAATATGGCGCTGGCGTCCTCGTCGACGTGGAGGAAAACCCACAGCTCAGCCTGTACGGCCTAGGAGCCATTGGCACCTTCGGTGACCTCTACGACCTGGAGAAGGTGAAGCTCACCATCTACCAGCCGAGACGAGGAAACATCGGCACCTGGGAAACCACCGTCGACGCCCTTCTCGACTGGGGTGAGAGCATCGTCAAGCCCGCGGCCGACCTGGCCATCAAAGGCGAGGGTGATTACCAGGCCGGCGACTGGTGCCAATTCTGCCGAATCCGCGCAACCTGCACCGCCCGCGCAGAGGAAAACCTCGCCCTTGCTCGGTATGAGTTCGCTCCCGCAGCCGAGCTCACGGACGAGCAGCTGGCGGAGATTATGCAGCAGATTCCCAAATTCAAAAAATGGGCTGCCGACGTGGAACGCTACATGACCGCCCAGGCTGTCGACCACGGGCGCACCTACCCCGGTCTCAAGGTTGTGGCCGGGCGTGCCATCCGCAAATACATCGACGAGCAGAAGGTCGCTGACGCTGCTATCGAAGCCGGATACCCCGATGTTTTCGATAAGAAGCTCATCGGTATCACCGCGATGGAACGTTACCTCGGCAAGAAGACCTTCCAGGAGGTGCTGGGCGAGCTGGTCCACAAACCGGCCGGCAAACCCATGCTTGTCCCCGAATCAGACAAGCGCCCCGCCATCAAGATTGGTGCCGAAGCTGAATTCAATGATCTAGACCAGGGCGCCGCATAA
- a CDS encoding helix-turn-helix domain-containing protein — protein sequence MSVPRTYSLTETAEILGMSKATISRFVQRGKADQLKPIKLGTAIRFPRAVIDKLAPQGDAA from the coding sequence TTGAGTGTACCAAGAACTTACTCGCTCACAGAAACAGCGGAAATCTTAGGAATGTCGAAGGCAACCATCAGCCGCTTCGTGCAGCGGGGAAAAGCCGACCAGCTGAAGCCCATCAAACTGGGCACAGCAATCCGCTTCCCCCGCGCGGTCATCGACAAGCTCGCCCCACAGGGTGATGCCGCATGA
- a CDS encoding helix-turn-helix domain-containing protein yields the protein MKHSEWIHRATDGATERAVAKRIGISHTTVNTQLQREHLSAENVIKIAEAFDIHPITALIDTGYVAAKWAMLSDIPGALRDATDENLAEEILRRMKRGTATRALTTDVDQLEQARSKRAKSAFPADGIVREWDDSIPHAADSSPDEDALREERGEDLID from the coding sequence ATGAAGCACTCCGAATGGATCCACCGAGCAACCGATGGCGCCACCGAACGCGCTGTGGCCAAGCGCATCGGCATCTCGCACACAACCGTTAACACGCAGCTACAGCGCGAGCACCTCTCGGCGGAGAACGTCATCAAAATCGCGGAAGCCTTTGATATCCACCCGATTACGGCTCTCATCGACACCGGCTATGTGGCCGCCAAGTGGGCGATGCTCTCCGATATTCCCGGCGCGCTGCGCGATGCCACTGATGAGAATCTCGCCGAGGAGATCCTTCGCCGTATGAAGCGTGGCACCGCCACTCGTGCGCTCACTACCGATGTTGACCAGCTTGAGCAGGCGCGTTCGAAACGTGCTAAATCGGCGTTCCCAGCTGATGGCATAGTGCGTGAGTGGGATGACAGCATCCCCCATGCTGCTGATAGCTCCCCTGATGAGGACGCTCTACGTGAGGAAAGAGGTGAGGATCTGATTGACTAG
- a CDS encoding ImmA/IrrE family metallo-endopeptidase, translated as MTSTSVDALIDVAEHHGYMVRWHRHGPKAAWLPPRTISLRDGMTDVATLCALAHELGHAEAGDPPGHTGTAEIRADRFAARLLIDATEYRAAELVYGSHPARLAHELGVTTHILTTWAALHEHTPAT; from the coding sequence TTGACTAGTACAAGCGTCGATGCCCTCATCGACGTGGCCGAGCACCACGGCTACATGGTGCGGTGGCACCGGCACGGCCCTAAAGCCGCCTGGCTGCCGCCTCGCACCATCAGCCTGCGCGATGGCATGACCGACGTCGCCACACTCTGCGCCCTCGCTCACGAGCTAGGACATGCAGAAGCCGGCGACCCACCCGGCCACACCGGAACTGCGGAAATTCGCGCCGACAGGTTTGCTGCCAGGCTCCTCATTGACGCGACCGAATACCGGGCAGCCGAGCTGGTCTACGGCAGCCACCCGGCGCGCCTTGCACATGAGCTTGGCGTCACTACCCATATTTTGACCACCTGGGCGGCGCTCCATGAGCACACGCCCGCAACCTAG
- a CDS encoding SHOCT domain-containing protein, protein MPHYTTTRDLTIPAEQAHSILLQGLPTIKDVTVTDGGNPIRIDRKRRLMANRYAMTGVLTLEGSTLRIEIDGIGSMQRKFAGEITDLLPADAVDDHGIAEVLARTDKSAKFFAGLEVNGLLDEMRPGERLHFITSGVTDGKTCAILLTDRRAILKDTGLASNFMREIEPKAVTSIETGASFKGDSVKITASGSVIEVTTLPKGRGAEFADRLRNLRDTVHQPAPAASPTPATGGIEQLQKLAELHDAGILTDEEFAAAKAKALGL, encoded by the coding sequence ATGCCCCACTACACAACCACCCGCGACCTCACAATCCCCGCAGAGCAGGCCCACAGCATCCTTCTCCAAGGCCTCCCCACCATCAAAGACGTCACTGTGACTGATGGCGGCAACCCGATCAGGATTGACCGTAAACGGCGCCTGATGGCCAATCGCTACGCTATGACCGGGGTGCTCACCCTCGAGGGCAGCACGCTCCGCATTGAGATTGATGGCATAGGTAGTATGCAGCGGAAATTCGCGGGCGAAATCACCGACCTACTCCCCGCTGACGCGGTTGATGATCACGGCATCGCCGAGGTGCTGGCACGCACGGATAAGTCCGCTAAATTCTTCGCAGGGCTCGAGGTCAATGGCCTCCTCGATGAGATGCGTCCCGGTGAGCGTCTGCATTTCATCACCAGTGGTGTGACCGATGGGAAGACGTGCGCGATCCTGCTCACCGACCGGCGGGCGATCCTTAAAGACACAGGGCTGGCAAGCAATTTCATGCGTGAGATCGAGCCGAAGGCCGTGACCTCCATCGAGACAGGCGCCTCGTTCAAGGGTGATTCGGTGAAAATAACCGCATCGGGGTCGGTCATCGAGGTGACAACCCTGCCGAAGGGGCGCGGTGCTGAATTTGCTGACCGCCTGCGCAACCTTCGGGATACCGTCCATCAGCCTGCTCCCGCTGCCTCCCCTACCCCCGCTACGGGTGGTATTGAACAGCTGCAGAAGCTGGCCGAACTACACGACGCCGGCATCCTGACCGATGAGGAGTTCGCTGCTGCGAAGGCAAAAGCTCTCGGTCTGTAA